In a genomic window of Mycolicibacillus parakoreensis:
- the eccB gene encoding type VII secretion protein EccB → MTAPHPPAGERPRRGFKSKSPDLSGVAGSDLADRKGWGSVTRHQISGWRFQIRRLSNGVALQDTRMLADPLRRQSRSLTVSALIAVVLLAGAFVLSIIKPAGISGNRPLLADRSTNALYVVVNDRLHPVLNLASARLVIGKPENPTSVKSSEFSQFPLDNTLGIPGAPAHIVQSPDRDSRWLVCDTVSGPETGTTVIAGDPVPGPGHAGILPESDAILVTADDGATTWLIWDDKRARLDLADAAVTSALGVNVDTPEPRAIDRQLLNLIPESPPLVVPFVANAGDPPRFVWPAAGAAPAIGSVVVDHEDNRLRYYLVDGEGLQPISPVIAAMLRAHDAHGLVEPPRLTPDQVATAPAAHPLPVDDYPREPLSVIDPVTDPVTCGQWVKLDGAPTSRLSLLVGQRLPVDAATTPVSLVAAGATTADHVVMPPGAGYFVQVTGREPKSGTKESLFWVSDLGVRYGVQDSPDQPGKAAAALGMTTDPIAAPWAVVTLFQPGPTLSREDALVAH, encoded by the coding sequence ATGACCGCCCCCCACCCGCCGGCCGGGGAGCGTCCACGGCGCGGCTTCAAGTCGAAAAGCCCCGACCTGAGCGGGGTGGCGGGCTCCGATCTCGCCGACCGCAAGGGCTGGGGGTCGGTCACCCGCCACCAGATCTCGGGGTGGCGTTTTCAGATCCGCCGGCTCAGCAACGGGGTCGCCCTGCAGGACACCCGGATGTTGGCCGATCCGCTGCGACGCCAATCCCGTTCGCTGACGGTCAGCGCCCTGATCGCGGTGGTGCTGCTCGCCGGTGCGTTCGTGCTGTCGATCATCAAACCGGCCGGCATCAGCGGCAACCGGCCACTGCTGGCCGACCGGTCCACCAACGCGCTCTACGTGGTCGTCAACGACCGGCTGCACCCGGTGCTCAACCTGGCGAGCGCCCGGCTTGTCATCGGCAAACCGGAGAACCCCACCTCCGTCAAATCCAGCGAGTTCAGCCAGTTCCCGCTCGACAACACGTTGGGGATCCCGGGCGCTCCCGCCCACATCGTGCAGAGCCCCGACCGCGACTCCCGATGGCTGGTGTGCGACACGGTCAGCGGCCCCGAAACGGGCACCACCGTGATCGCCGGCGACCCGGTGCCCGGCCCCGGACACGCGGGCATTCTGCCCGAGTCCGACGCGATCCTGGTCACCGCCGACGACGGGGCCACCACATGGCTGATCTGGGACGACAAGCGGGCCCGCCTCGATCTGGCCGACGCCGCGGTGACCTCCGCGCTCGGCGTCAACGTCGACACCCCCGAGCCGCGCGCGATCGACCGTCAGCTGCTCAACCTCATCCCCGAATCACCGCCGCTGGTGGTGCCGTTCGTCGCCAACGCCGGTGACCCGCCCCGCTTTGTCTGGCCGGCGGCCGGCGCAGCACCGGCGATCGGCTCGGTCGTCGTCGATCACGAAGACAACCGGCTGCGCTACTATTTGGTGGACGGCGAGGGGCTGCAGCCGATTTCGCCGGTGATCGCAGCGATGCTGCGCGCCCACGACGCCCACGGCCTGGTGGAACCGCCCCGGTTGACCCCGGACCAGGTGGCGACCGCCCCGGCCGCGCATCCTTTGCCCGTCGACGACTATCCGCGCGAACCGCTGTCGGTGATCGATCCGGTCACCGACCCGGTCACCTGCGGACAGTGGGTGAAACTCGATGGCGCCCCGACGTCCCGGCTTTCCCTGCTGGTGGGGCAGCGCCTGCCGGTCGACGCCGCCACCACCCCGGTCTCCCTGGTCGCCGCCGGTGCGACCACAGCCGACCACGTCGTCATGCCCCCCGGCGCCGGCTATTTCGTCCAGGTCACCGGCCGGGAGCCGAAATCGGGGACCAAGGAGTCGCTGTTCTGGGTCTCGGACCTCGGGGTGCGCTACGGGGTGCAGGACTCACCGGATCAGCCCGGCAAGGCGGCCGCCGCGCTGGGAATGACGACCGACCCCATCGCGGCGCCGTGGGCGGTCGTGACGCTGTTTCAACCCGGCCCGACCCTGTCCCGAGAAGACGCCCTGGTGGCGCACTGA
- a CDS encoding AAA family ATPase produces MVIDRDAVDLFTRSCANLGATVFGRTQIPDLRMARAGFARLTGRYGDQCDAWRGLAAAGDRSREVVENAYRTVDRCGELLASADVGGDAVDFVFDSGLYVNLPAIGADGVRLAVAAARIRDGAYRDAHGVLDERLVGAQPQWAGWLLAVLYWRSARWHDVRRVLANIHAPVTDDFLGQAVGVAYGGASAYLGLWEQAFELLTTRGRGPIPTATAEALLVAALCARALDHQQQAAALLNEAYAVTGLSDDIRARITTALSDAEFGIVATTAARIDARSDFWDPATEPGEREHSRRLGADRREQLKAEAARELDGFVGMADVKDQIAKLESSVRAAKRRSDLGLPTNNRSLHLVLKGPPGVGKTTIARVIGKLLCAADVLPTDTFVEAGRGDLLDKVIGGSEAKILNIMRGIIDSGGGVLFIDEAYTLTDSGSKNDFGPLVIGELIRYMVDYADILMVIVAGYADKMDEFLDSNEGLRSRFGREIDLPSYTTAEMVEITERAADKRGNVFSDTVALTEVFRALADTVAVDTAGRQRSALDVAGNGRFANTLLERAEEERDHRLDITGALDDPHTPAGLLQTINGDDVRTASTLLLGKQHITLTAVATPSGPNPS; encoded by the coding sequence GTGGTGATCGACCGCGACGCCGTCGACCTGTTCACCCGCAGCTGCGCCAACCTGGGGGCTACGGTCTTCGGGCGAACCCAGATTCCCGACCTGCGCATGGCCCGCGCCGGATTCGCGCGGCTCACCGGACGCTACGGCGATCAGTGTGACGCATGGCGCGGCCTGGCGGCCGCCGGAGACCGCTCCCGCGAAGTGGTGGAGAACGCCTACCGCACCGTGGACAGATGTGGGGAGCTGCTGGCTTCGGCCGATGTCGGCGGTGATGCAGTCGATTTCGTCTTCGACAGCGGGTTGTATGTGAACCTGCCCGCCATCGGCGCCGACGGTGTCCGGCTCGCCGTCGCGGCTGCCCGCATCCGCGACGGCGCCTACCGGGATGCGCACGGCGTCCTCGATGAGCGTCTGGTCGGCGCCCAGCCGCAGTGGGCGGGATGGCTGTTGGCCGTACTCTACTGGCGTTCGGCCCGCTGGCACGATGTGCGTCGGGTGTTGGCGAACATCCACGCCCCGGTAACCGACGACTTCCTGGGCCAGGCGGTGGGTGTCGCCTACGGCGGCGCCAGCGCCTATCTCGGCCTCTGGGAGCAGGCTTTTGAGCTGCTCACCACCCGCGGGCGCGGCCCGATTCCGACGGCGACCGCCGAAGCGCTGCTCGTGGCGGCACTGTGCGCCCGCGCGCTGGACCACCAGCAGCAGGCGGCCGCTCTGCTCAACGAGGCCTATGCCGTCACCGGCCTCAGCGACGACATCCGGGCCCGCATCACCACCGCGCTCTCCGACGCCGAGTTCGGGATCGTGGCGACCACAGCGGCCCGCATCGATGCGCGCAGCGACTTCTGGGATCCGGCCACCGAGCCCGGCGAACGAGAGCACAGCCGCCGGTTGGGGGCCGACCGCCGGGAGCAGTTGAAGGCCGAGGCGGCCCGCGAGCTGGACGGGTTCGTCGGTATGGCGGACGTCAAGGACCAGATCGCGAAACTGGAGTCCAGTGTGCGCGCCGCCAAACGCCGATCCGATCTGGGTCTGCCCACCAACAACCGGTCACTGCATCTGGTGCTCAAAGGCCCACCCGGGGTCGGCAAGACCACGATCGCCCGGGTGATCGGCAAACTGCTCTGCGCCGCCGACGTGCTGCCCACCGACACCTTCGTGGAAGCCGGCCGCGGCGATCTGCTCGACAAGGTGATCGGCGGCTCGGAGGCCAAGATCTTGAACATCATGCGCGGCATCATCGACTCCGGTGGCGGGGTGCTGTTCATCGACGAGGCCTACACACTCACCGACTCCGGATCCAAGAACGACTTCGGCCCACTGGTCATCGGGGAACTGATCCGCTACATGGTCGACTACGCCGACATTCTGATGGTGATCGTCGCCGGGTACGCCGACAAGATGGACGAATTCCTCGACTCCAACGAAGGACTGCGGTCCCGGTTCGGCCGCGAGATCGACCTGCCCTCCTACACCACCGCCGAGATGGTGGAGATCACCGAACGCGCCGCGGACAAGCGCGGCAACGTGTTCTCCGACACGGTCGCCCTCACCGAGGTGTTTCGCGCCCTGGCCGACACCGTGGCCGTCGACACCGCCGGGCGGCAACGCTCGGCGCTCGACGTCGCCGGCAACGGCCGGTTCGCCAACACACTGCTGGAACGCGCCGAAGAGGAACGCGATCACCGCCTCGACATCACCGGGGCGCTCGACGACCCGCACACCCCCGCCGGTCTTTTGCAGACGATCAACGGCGACGACGTGCGCACCGCTTCGACCCTGCTGCTGGGTAAACAGCACATCACCCTCACCGCGGTGGCGACCCCATCGGGCCCGAACCCGTCATGA
- a CDS encoding PPE domain-containing protein, with the protein MAMSASGLDVEPEGLDAVAGVIATVGHLLATGLDEDVSPCGGDGVSEAIFGNLNARLRWLVSHFHAGHDQASAAADIVADNARSYRGEDAAAAAAYAGMTPAATAPASAISPGPVRAPDGVPPTQPIPDISGTEGEELARALESGAGPGPALAMAARLTALATQADAASSQLAAAQAQLIASGQSAVHPPLMARLTRALAWSSAVAGHAADLSASFTAAAGAFSATYAAVGPSPAWRTLKDAYREAAAKSRATLGATQPEADALDATLTAWQNTSTDAVSGYQETGYVLGTHPGDLPGPGLAPDSSGTDEPADDADHHQGRNNTDGGKPDFGEGIDDEAGGDLGAAEDTPLGALDEAPAGIEEMLSPLLGSLGSLGQANPLQSVAKIGEQLGQQVGQFGQQAGQLVHQAAQTGQHPPVSPIKANPLANTHLSAGHGGGKGVDPGGGIPAGSHPSSAPPATSASPTPTQNKPTGATPSAGSGAGSGMGMVPMSRGAGGATKSSAVPRYPGEPLDEAPNHGTAGVVGETTKPEPAVDPSAKKAVRERLAKRKLHATDDDH; encoded by the coding sequence ATGGCGATGTCAGCCTCCGGTCTGGACGTGGAACCCGAAGGTCTCGACGCGGTGGCCGGGGTGATCGCGACGGTCGGGCACCTGCTGGCGACCGGCCTCGATGAAGACGTGAGCCCGTGCGGCGGTGATGGCGTGTCCGAGGCGATCTTTGGCAACCTGAACGCACGGCTGCGCTGGCTGGTGAGTCACTTCCACGCCGGCCACGACCAGGCGTCGGCCGCGGCCGACATCGTCGCCGACAACGCCCGCTCCTACCGCGGCGAGGACGCCGCCGCCGCCGCGGCGTACGCCGGGATGACCCCCGCCGCGACCGCACCGGCTTCGGCGATCTCCCCGGGTCCGGTGCGCGCCCCGGACGGTGTCCCGCCAACGCAGCCGATCCCCGATATCAGCGGAACCGAGGGCGAGGAGCTGGCCCGCGCGCTGGAATCGGGCGCCGGACCCGGTCCCGCTCTGGCGATGGCGGCGCGGTTGACCGCCCTGGCCACCCAGGCGGACGCCGCCAGCAGCCAACTGGCGGCCGCGCAGGCACAGCTGATCGCCTCCGGGCAATCGGCGGTCCACCCTCCGTTGATGGCCCGGTTGACCCGGGCGTTGGCCTGGAGCAGCGCGGTGGCCGGGCATGCGGCCGACCTGTCGGCCTCCTTCACCGCCGCTGCGGGCGCGTTCAGCGCCACCTACGCCGCAGTCGGGCCCTCGCCGGCCTGGCGCACCCTCAAGGACGCCTATCGCGAGGCCGCCGCGAAAAGTAGGGCAACCCTGGGTGCTACCCAGCCCGAAGCCGACGCCCTCGACGCCACCTTGACCGCTTGGCAGAACACGAGCACCGATGCGGTCAGCGGCTACCAGGAAACCGGATACGTGCTGGGAACGCACCCCGGGGACCTGCCCGGGCCGGGGCTGGCCCCCGACAGCTCCGGCACCGACGAACCCGCCGACGACGCCGATCACCACCAGGGCCGCAACAACACCGATGGCGGAAAACCCGACTTCGGGGAGGGAATCGACGACGAGGCGGGCGGTGATCTCGGCGCCGCCGAGGACACCCCGCTGGGGGCGCTGGATGAGGCGCCGGCGGGCATCGAGGAAATGCTCTCACCGCTGCTGGGTTCGCTGGGGTCGCTGGGGCAGGCCAACCCGTTGCAGTCGGTCGCAAAGATCGGCGAACAGCTCGGCCAGCAGGTCGGTCAATTCGGCCAGCAGGCCGGGCAGCTCGTCCACCAGGCCGCCCAAACCGGCCAGCACCCTCCGGTCTCGCCGATCAAAGCGAATCCGCTGGCGAACACTCATCTGAGCGCAGGGCACGGCGGCGGCAAGGGGGTCGACCCCGGTGGCGGCATCCCCGCCGGCTCCCATCCCTCGTCGGCACCGCCGGCCACCTCGGCGTCGCCCACACCCACTCAGAACAAGCCCACGGGCGCCACACCGAGTGCCGGCAGCGGCGCCGGGTCCGGGATGGGGATGGTGCCGATGAGCCGCGGCGCGGGCGGCGCGACCAAGTCGTCGGCCGTGCCCCGGTATCCGGGCGAACCCCTCGACGAGGCACCGAACCACGGCACTGCCGGCGTCGTCGGCGAAACCACGAAACCCGAACCCGCGGTGGATCCGTCGGCGAAGAAGGCGGTGCGGGAACGGCTCGCCAAACGCAAACTGCACGCCACCGACGATGACCACTGA